A stretch of the Staphylococcus sp. NRL 16/872 genome encodes the following:
- the srtA gene encoding class A sortase SrtA has translation MKNWTSHLMTIIGIILILVAAYLFAKPHIDNYLHEKDNDNKIEQYDNNDKKEATQKETPTIPKDKSKMAGYITIPDAEIKEPVYPGPATPEQLNRGVSFAEENEKLDDQNISIAGHTFIDRPHYQFTNLKAAKKGSKVYFKVGNETRKYKMTSIRDVNPDEVKVLDEHKGETNQLTLITCDDYNEQTGIWEKRKIFVAKQIN, from the coding sequence ATGAAGAATTGGACAAGCCATTTGATGACTATTATAGGTATCATCTTAATTCTAGTGGCAGCATATTTATTTGCCAAACCACATATAGACAATTATCTACATGAAAAAGATAATGATAATAAAATTGAGCAATATGATAACAATGATAAAAAAGAAGCAACCCAAAAAGAAACGCCGACTATTCCTAAAGATAAATCAAAAATGGCAGGTTACATAACTATTCCAGATGCAGAAATTAAAGAACCAGTCTATCCTGGACCAGCAACGCCAGAACAATTAAATCGTGGCGTAAGTTTTGCGGAAGAAAATGAAAAATTAGACGATCAAAATATTTCAATAGCTGGCCACACCTTTATTGATCGTCCACATTATCAATTCACTAACTTAAAAGCTGCTAAAAAAGGAAGCAAAGTCTACTTTAAAGTGGGTAATGAAACGCGTAAGTATAAAATGACAAGTATCCGTGACGTGAACCCAGATGAAGTCAAAGTCTTAGATGAACATAAAGGTGAAACCAATCAATTAACATTAATCACTTGCGATGACTATAACGAACAAACAGGCATATGGGAAAAACGTAAAATCTTCGTAGCAAAACAAATTAACTAA